In Simplicispira sp. 125, one DNA window encodes the following:
- a CDS encoding D-alanine--D-alanine ligase, whose translation MSQFDSNIDVQGLGKTAVLMGGSSAEREVSLMSGAGVLQALRARGVDAHAFDTAHTDLGELKRAGYARCFIALHGRHGEDGTVQGALELLGIPYTGPGVMASAIAMDKTMTKRIWRAEGLPTPDWRQVASSAETEAALAALGAPMIVKPAREGSTIGLTKVTDPGQCAQAYELAARYDPEVLCEQFIEGDETTCPILGEGAGAVALPVIRIVAPQGNYDYQNKYFTDDTQYHCPSGLPQAEDEAIQRLVVEAFRTLGCRGWARADIMVRASDRKPFLLEINTSPGMTGHSLVPMSARAAGISYEDLCLRLLASATLDTPAGAVGGIAG comes from the coding sequence ATGAGCCAATTTGACTCCAACATAGACGTGCAGGGCCTGGGCAAGACGGCTGTGCTCATGGGTGGTTCGTCCGCCGAGCGCGAGGTCTCGCTCATGTCGGGTGCCGGGGTGCTGCAGGCATTGCGCGCGCGTGGTGTCGATGCCCACGCGTTTGATACCGCCCACACCGATCTGGGTGAGCTCAAGCGCGCTGGTTATGCACGCTGCTTCATCGCGCTGCATGGCCGCCATGGCGAAGATGGCACGGTGCAGGGTGCGCTGGAACTGCTGGGCATTCCTTACACCGGTCCGGGCGTCATGGCGTCCGCCATCGCCATGGACAAGACGATGACCAAGCGCATCTGGCGTGCCGAAGGCTTGCCTACCCCTGATTGGCGCCAGGTGGCCAGCAGCGCTGAAACTGAGGCCGCTCTGGCAGCGCTGGGTGCACCGATGATCGTCAAACCGGCGCGCGAGGGTTCCACCATTGGTTTGACCAAGGTCACCGACCCCGGCCAGTGCGCGCAGGCCTACGAACTGGCGGCACGTTACGACCCCGAGGTGTTGTGCGAGCAGTTCATTGAAGGGGACGAAACCACCTGTCCCATTCTGGGCGAGGGTGCCGGCGCCGTCGCATTGCCGGTGATCCGCATCGTCGCGCCCCAAGGCAACTACGACTACCAGAACAAATACTTCACCGACGACACCCAGTACCACTGCCCCAGTGGCCTGCCGCAGGCCGAGGACGAAGCCATCCAGCGCCTGGTGGTAGAGGCTTTTCGCACCCTGGGTTGCCGGGGCTGGGCACGGGCCGACATCATGGTGCGCGCCAGCGACCGCAAGCCTTTTCTGTTGGAGATCAACACCTCGCCGGGTATGACAGGCCATTCGCTGGTGCCCATGTCGGCCCGCGCGGCCGGTATCAGTTACGAAGACCTGTGTCTGCGCCTGCTGGCCAGCGCCACGCTGGACACGCCGGCCGGCGCCGTGGGAGGCATCGCCGGATGA
- a CDS encoding cell division protein FtsQ/DivIB, with amino-acid sequence MNTAMPAPLDVKLMNLTASVLFLGCVVLVLAAGAWWVLRHPALSIGRIVVQGDLVHNNAVTLRANVAPRLVGNFFTLNLRTAREAFEQAPWVRTAQVRREFPGTIEVVLEEHQAAAHWGPESGTTMVNRQGEVFDANADEAEYEGLPRLSGPNGQSGQVMSMQRQLQTIFEPLGMVVQALDLSSRGGWHLELDSGAAVELGGGTTEEVLQRTQRFVRTLTQVAQHYGRRADALESADLRHSGGYALRLRGVTTVTVGSSAPVRK; translated from the coding sequence ATGAATACCGCCATGCCAGCGCCACTGGACGTCAAGCTCATGAACCTGACCGCATCGGTCCTGTTCCTGGGCTGTGTCGTGCTGGTGCTGGCCGCCGGTGCCTGGTGGGTGCTGCGCCATCCGGCGCTCTCCATTGGCCGCATCGTGGTGCAAGGCGATCTTGTGCATAACAACGCTGTCACGCTGCGGGCCAATGTGGCCCCGCGCCTGGTCGGCAATTTTTTCACCCTCAACTTGCGCACCGCGCGCGAAGCCTTCGAGCAAGCTCCCTGGGTGCGCACCGCGCAGGTGCGCCGTGAGTTCCCAGGAACCATTGAGGTGGTGTTGGAAGAGCACCAGGCGGCTGCCCACTGGGGCCCCGAGTCGGGCACCACCATGGTGAACCGCCAGGGTGAGGTGTTCGACGCCAACGCTGACGAAGCCGAATACGAAGGGCTGCCCCGCCTGAGTGGTCCGAACGGCCAGTCGGGCCAGGTTATGTCCATGCAGAGGCAACTGCAGACAATTTTCGAGCCGCTGGGCATGGTGGTGCAGGCGCTGGACCTGAGCAGCCGGGGTGGCTGGCATCTGGAACTCGACAGCGGTGCCGCAGTGGAACTGGGTGGAGGGACGACCGAAGAGGTGTTGCAGCGCACGCAGCGCTTTGTGCGCACGCTGACGCAGGTGGCGCAGCACTACGGCCGGCGCGCGGACGCGCTGGAATCGGCCGACTTGCGGCACAGCGGCGGCTATGCGCTGCGCCTGCGCGGGGTGACGACGGTGACGGTGGGATCCAGTGCGCCAGTGCGCAAGTAG
- the ftsA gene encoding cell division protein FtsA produces the protein MAREYKDVVVGLDIGTAKIMAVVAEVLPGGELKLAGLGVAPSNGLKRGVVVNIDATVQSIQQALKEAELMADCKIQRVYTGITGSHIRGLNSSGMVAVKDKEVTAADVARVVETAKAINISSDQRLLLVEPQEFVIDGQDVKEPIGMSGIRLEAKIHIVTGAQSAAENIIKCVRRCGLEVEQLLLNPLASSQAVLTDDERELGVVVVDIGAGTTDVAIFTGGAIRHTAVIPIAGDLITSDIAMALRTPTKDAEDIKVESGYAKQLLADPEAQVEVPGLGDRGPRMISKQALAGVIEPRVEEIFSLVQQVIRDSGYEEVLSSGIVLTGGSVVMPGMVELGEDIFLKPVRRGVPKYSSALSDMVAQPRAATVMGLLEEARLARMRGFKVAHKTGSVQSAFGRFKDFIVGNF, from the coding sequence ATGGCAAGAGAATACAAAGACGTGGTGGTGGGGCTGGACATCGGCACGGCCAAGATCATGGCGGTCGTGGCCGAGGTGCTGCCCGGAGGCGAGCTCAAGCTCGCCGGCCTGGGCGTGGCGCCGAGCAACGGCCTCAAGCGCGGCGTGGTGGTGAATATCGACGCCACGGTGCAAAGCATTCAGCAGGCTTTGAAGGAAGCCGAGCTGATGGCCGACTGCAAGATCCAGCGTGTCTACACCGGCATCACCGGCAGCCACATCCGCGGGCTCAACTCCAGCGGCATGGTGGCGGTGAAAGACAAGGAAGTGACCGCCGCCGATGTGGCGCGTGTGGTCGAGACAGCCAAGGCCATCAACATCAGCAGCGACCAGCGGCTGCTGCTGGTAGAGCCGCAGGAATTCGTGATCGACGGGCAGGACGTGAAAGAGCCCATCGGCATGAGCGGCATCCGGTTGGAGGCAAAAATCCATATCGTCACCGGTGCGCAAAGTGCGGCCGAGAACATCATCAAGTGCGTGCGCCGCTGTGGCCTGGAAGTGGAGCAACTGCTGCTCAACCCGCTGGCGTCGAGCCAGGCCGTGCTGACCGACGATGAGCGCGAGTTGGGTGTGGTGGTGGTCGATATTGGCGCGGGCACGACCGATGTCGCCATCTTTACCGGCGGCGCGATTCGCCACACCGCGGTGATTCCGATCGCTGGAGACCTCATCACCAGCGACATCGCCATGGCGCTGCGCACGCCCACCAAGGATGCCGAGGACATCAAGGTCGAAAGCGGCTACGCCAAGCAGTTGCTGGCCGACCCCGAGGCCCAGGTCGAAGTGCCCGGCCTGGGTGACCGGGGCCCGCGCATGATCAGCAAGCAGGCCCTGGCCGGGGTCATCGAGCCGCGCGTGGAAGAGATTTTCTCGCTGGTGCAACAGGTCATCCGCGACTCGGGCTATGAAGAGGTGCTGTCGTCGGGCATCGTGCTCACCGGTGGCAGCGTGGTCATGCCGGGCATGGTGGAGCTGGGCGAAGACATCTTCCTCAAGCCCGTGCGCCGGGGTGTGCCCAAGTATTCAAGCGCCCTGTCCGACATGGTTGCTCAGCCCCGTGCGGCCACCGTCATGGGGCTGCTGGAAGAGGCGCGCCTGGCGCGCATGCGCGGCTTCAAGGTGGCGCACAAGACGGGTTCGGTGCAGTCGGCGTTTGGCCGCTTCAAAGACTTCATCGTGGGGAATTTCTGA
- the ftsZ gene encoding cell division protein FtsZ, with protein MTIEMIEVEEFNQGTQIKVIGVGGGGSNAVEHMIARSVQGVEFVSANTDAQALTRSTAHRVIQLGQSGLGAGSKPEKAREAAEAAVEDIRAAIQGSHMLFITAGMGGGTGTGAAPVIARIAKEMGILTVGVVTKPFEWEGGRRMKNADDGLAELEANVDSLIVVLNEKLLEVLGDDITQDEAFAHANDVLKNAVGGIAEIINEYGQVNVDFEDVRTVMGEPGKAMMGTATASGPDRARIAAEQAIACPLLEGIDLSGAKGVLVLVTASKGSLKLSESRQAMNTINAYASTDAHVIFGAAYDETLGEEIRVTVVATGLSRQNARRQPISVVQGGLRTGTDNMSYPMPGTGMLSGSVGAAPGAVGGQADYAVPSVWRTNRTQAAARVDALSSGGMDDLEIPAFLRKQAD; from the coding sequence ATGACCATCGAAATGATCGAAGTCGAAGAATTCAACCAGGGCACGCAAATCAAGGTGATTGGTGTGGGCGGCGGCGGAAGCAACGCCGTTGAGCACATGATCGCGCGCAGCGTGCAGGGCGTGGAGTTCGTGAGCGCCAACACCGATGCGCAGGCCCTGACCCGCAGCACGGCGCACCGCGTCATTCAGCTGGGCCAGAGCGGCCTGGGTGCTGGCAGCAAGCCCGAGAAGGCGCGTGAAGCCGCCGAGGCCGCTGTAGAGGACATTCGCGCCGCCATTCAGGGCTCGCACATGTTGTTCATCACCGCCGGTATGGGCGGCGGCACGGGCACGGGCGCCGCACCTGTCATTGCGCGCATCGCCAAGGAAATGGGTATTCTCACCGTGGGCGTGGTCACCAAGCCCTTCGAATGGGAAGGCGGCCGCCGCATGAAGAATGCCGATGACGGCCTGGCCGAGCTGGAAGCCAACGTCGATTCACTCATCGTCGTGCTGAACGAAAAACTCCTGGAAGTGTTGGGCGACGACATCACCCAGGACGAGGCCTTTGCCCACGCCAACGATGTGCTGAAGAACGCCGTGGGGGGTATCGCCGAAATCATCAACGAGTACGGTCAGGTGAACGTCGACTTTGAAGACGTACGCACCGTGATGGGCGAGCCCGGCAAGGCCATGATGGGCACGGCCACGGCCAGCGGCCCGGATCGCGCACGCATCGCCGCCGAGCAGGCCATTGCCTGCCCGCTGCTCGAAGGCATCGACCTGTCGGGCGCCAAGGGCGTGCTGGTGCTGGTTACGGCGAGCAAGGGCAGCCTCAAGCTGTCTGAGTCGCGCCAGGCCATGAACACCATCAATGCCTATGCATCGACCGACGCACATGTGATCTTCGGCGCCGCCTACGACGAAACCCTGGGCGAGGAGATCCGTGTGACTGTGGTGGCCACCGGTCTTTCGCGCCAGAATGCGCGCCGCCAGCCCATCTCGGTGGTGCAGGGCGGCCTGCGCACGGGAACGGACAACATGTCCTACCCGATGCCTGGCACGGGCATGCTGTCCGGCTCCGTGGGCGCTGCGCCGGGGGCTGTGGGTGGCCAGGCAGACTATGCCGTGCCCAGTGTCTGGCGTACCAACCGCACGCAGGCTGCAGCGCGGGTGGATGCCTTGTCCTCGGGCGGCATGGACGACCTGGAAATCCCTGCCTTCCTGCGCAAGCAGGCTGATTGA
- the lpxC gene encoding UDP-3-O-acyl-N-acetylglucosamine deacetylase, translating to MLAQRTLKTLTRAVGVGLHSGQRVELTLRPAQPDTGIVFRRVDLPEPVDIPVSTQAVTDTRMASTISSGSACVHTVEHLMSACAGLGVDNLYVDITAEEVPILDGSSASFVFLLQSAGIVLQNASRRFIRVKEPIEIRQGEGVHAKWARLDPYHGYKLRFEIDFAHPAVDSTGQSVEFDLGQGQYSRDIARARTFGFTKDVEMMRANGLALGGGMDNAIVMDDYKVLNADGLRYDDEFAKHKILDAMGDLYLVGKPLLAAYSAFRSGHALNNLLLRELEAHPEVWEIVTFENERLAPAGFAQPVRAW from the coding sequence ATGCTTGCGCAACGAACCCTCAAAACACTCACCCGTGCGGTGGGCGTCGGCCTGCACAGCGGCCAGCGGGTCGAGCTGACACTGCGCCCTGCGCAGCCTGACACCGGCATCGTGTTCCGTCGTGTCGATTTACCCGAGCCGGTGGACATTCCGGTATCCACCCAGGCCGTGACGGACACGCGCATGGCGTCCACCATTTCGTCGGGCAGCGCCTGCGTGCATACGGTCGAGCACCTCATGTCAGCGTGTGCCGGGCTGGGGGTGGACAACCTGTATGTAGACATCACCGCAGAGGAAGTGCCCATCCTGGACGGGTCTTCGGCTTCTTTTGTTTTCCTGCTGCAAAGTGCGGGTATCGTTCTGCAAAACGCCTCTAGGCGCTTCATTCGGGTCAAAGAGCCTATAGAAATTCGCCAGGGCGAGGGTGTGCACGCCAAGTGGGCGCGACTCGACCCCTACCACGGCTACAAGCTGCGGTTTGAAATTGACTTTGCCCATCCGGCCGTCGATTCCACGGGGCAATCCGTCGAATTTGACCTGGGCCAGGGCCAATACAGCCGCGACATTGCCCGCGCGCGCACCTTCGGCTTCACCAAGGACGTGGAAATGATGCGTGCCAACGGGCTGGCATTGGGTGGCGGCATGGACAACGCCATCGTCATGGACGACTACAAAGTGCTCAATGCCGACGGCCTGCGTTACGACGACGAGTTCGCCAAGCACAAGATATTGGATGCCATGGGCGACCTGTACCTGGTCGGCAAGCCGCTGCTGGCGGCTTACAGCGCCTTCCGCTCCGGCCATGCGCTCAACAACCTGCTGCTGCGCGAACTCGAAGCCCATCCCGAGGTCTGGGAAATCGTCACCTTCGAGAACGAACGCCTGGCCCCTGCCGGTTTTGCGCAGCCGGTGCGCGCTTGGTAG
- the thiC gene encoding phosphomethylpyrimidine synthase ThiC, whose product MNAPDPLARESFASLLARARDPFPASRKAYIAGALHPDLRVPVRDIALTNGEQVSVYDTSGPYTDPQAQIDVRKGLASVRGRWIEARGDTEGYQGRPSVALDDGSKSEDAVRLATLRAEAAALQRQPLRAKRGVNVTQMHYARRGIITPEMEYVALRENGKREWMAQYQQDLAREQRLAGNPMGAMIPKIITPEFVRDEVARGRAIIPANINHPEVEPMAIGRNFLVKINANIGNSAVTSSIEEEVEKLVWAIRWGADNVMDLSTGKNIHTTRDWIVRNSPVPIGTVPIYQALEKVGGIAEDLTWEIFRDTLIEQAEQGVDYFTIHAGVRLAYIHLTAQRRTGIVSRGGSIMAKWCMAHHRESFLYEHFEDICDIMKQYDVAFSLGDGLRPGCASDANDEAQFAELHTLGELTQIAWKHDVQTMIEGPGHVPMHMIQANMTEQLKTCHEAPFYTLGPLTIDIAPGYDHIASAIGAAMIGWMGTAMLCYVTPKEHLGLPDRDDVKQGIIAYKIAAHAADVAKGHPGARSRDDALSQARFDFRWQDQFNLGLDPETAQEYHDETLPKDSAKVAHFCSMCGPKFCSMKITQEVREFAAQKGVAEGEALTQGMAAKAEEFQKTGGRLYVPLHPVA is encoded by the coding sequence ATGAACGCCCCCGACCCCCTTGCCCGTGAATCCTTCGCCAGCTTGCTGGCACGCGCCCGCGACCCCTTTCCTGCATCGCGCAAGGCCTACATTGCAGGCGCCCTGCACCCCGACCTGCGTGTGCCGGTGCGCGATATTGCGCTCACCAATGGTGAGCAGGTCAGCGTGTACGACACCTCGGGCCCTTACACCGATCCGCAGGCGCAGATCGACGTGCGCAAGGGCCTCGCCAGTGTGCGTGGCCGCTGGATCGAGGCGCGTGGCGACACAGAGGGCTACCAGGGTCGCCCATCCGTGGCACTGGACGATGGCAGCAAAAGCGAAGACGCAGTGCGCCTGGCCACGCTGCGCGCAGAAGCTGCGGCATTGCAACGCCAGCCCCTGCGCGCCAAAAGGGGTGTCAACGTCACGCAGATGCACTATGCGCGGCGCGGCATCATCACGCCCGAGATGGAGTACGTCGCCCTCCGCGAAAACGGTAAACGCGAGTGGATGGCGCAATACCAGCAAGACTTAGCGCGCGAGCAGCGCCTGGCGGGCAACCCCATGGGCGCGATGATCCCGAAAATCATCACGCCCGAATTCGTGCGCGACGAAGTGGCGCGCGGCCGCGCCATCATTCCGGCCAACATCAACCACCCCGAAGTTGAGCCGATGGCCATTGGCCGCAACTTCCTGGTCAAAATCAACGCCAACATCGGCAACTCGGCCGTCACCTCCAGCATTGAAGAAGAAGTGGAGAAGCTCGTGTGGGCGATTCGCTGGGGCGCCGACAACGTGATGGATCTCTCGACCGGCAAGAACATCCACACCACGCGCGACTGGATCGTGCGCAACTCGCCCGTGCCCATCGGCACCGTGCCGATCTACCAAGCGCTCGAAAAGGTCGGCGGCATCGCCGAAGACCTGACCTGGGAAATCTTCCGCGACACCCTGATCGAGCAGGCCGAGCAGGGGGTGGACTACTTCACCATCCACGCTGGCGTGCGCCTGGCCTACATCCACCTCACGGCGCAGCGGCGCACGGGCATCGTCTCGCGCGGCGGCTCCATCATGGCCAAGTGGTGCATGGCGCACCACCGCGAGAGCTTCCTGTATGAGCATTTCGAGGACATCTGCGACATCATGAAGCAGTACGACGTGGCCTTCAGCCTGGGCGACGGTCTGCGGCCCGGCTGCGCGTCCGACGCCAACGACGAGGCCCAGTTCGCCGAGCTGCACACGCTGGGCGAGCTGACCCAGATCGCCTGGAAGCACGATGTGCAGACCATGATCGAAGGCCCCGGCCACGTGCCCATGCACATGATCCAGGCCAACATGACCGAGCAGCTCAAGACCTGCCACGAGGCGCCGTTCTACACCCTGGGCCCGCTGACCATCGACATCGCCCCCGGCTACGACCACATTGCCTCGGCCATCGGCGCGGCCATGATCGGCTGGATGGGCACGGCCATGCTGTGCTACGTGACGCCCAAGGAACACCTGGGCCTGCCCGACCGCGACGACGTCAAGCAGGGCATCATCGCCTACAAGATCGCGGCCCACGCCGCCGATGTGGCCAAGGGCCACCCGGGCGCGCGCTCACGCGACGATGCCCTGAGCCAGGCGCGCTTCGACTTTCGTTGGCAGGACCAGTTCAACCTGGGCCTGGACCCGGAGACGGCGCAGGAATACCACGACGAGACGCTGCCCAAGGACTCGGCCAAGGTGGCGCATTTCTGCTCGATGTGCGGCCCCAAATTTTGCTCGATGAAGATCACGCAGGAAGTGCGTGAATTCGCTGCGCAGAAAGGCGTTGCGGAGGGCGAGGCACTCACGCAGGGGATGGCGGCCAAGGCCGAAGAGTTCCAGAAAACTGGGGGACGCCTGTACGTCCCGCTGCACCCGGTGGCGTGA
- a CDS encoding methyl-accepting chemotaxis protein codes for MNALGRLSIRARLYFSTIFSLVLLVVLGGMGYVALDRTRDTVQDLFAHRVQTLTDMSDLRTTLGDLRRIEKDIIINFNNSVEVASMRERWAATLTSLRKSLDAVRQVQAADAEFVGVIDKVLDEVKQYETGISPIFEQIEGAMLDGAGGGAYANRLKSHTENADKLMSDLAAGARIRMDEARQGVDTRTASMSVLIGVALLLGLAVLIPITFFSVRSITQSLELARRLAERIAGGDLSRDVQVQQQDEVGQLVLAMGQMQEALRGLVRQVQDAAGNISTASGEIASGNHDLSHRTEQTAANLEETSSSMELLTSTVQQSAESSRHANDFANSAAEVAGRGGAVVAQVVSTMEQITTSSRKIADITGVIDGIAFQTNILALNAAVEAARAGEQGRGFAVVASEVRSLAGRSAEAAKEIKALIGASVERVEDGARLVGQAGETMTEIVGSVRRVTDIIGEITASTAEQRDNITQISQAVRQLDQMTQQNAALVEQSTAASESLREQARGLTSAVSQFKLSEAGQEAGASAAGPHSASAWQAAPITQSVGVGASLRLK; via the coding sequence ATGAACGCTCTGGGCCGTTTGTCGATCCGTGCACGTCTGTACTTCAGCACGATTTTTTCCCTGGTTCTGCTGGTTGTGCTCGGAGGCATGGGCTATGTGGCGCTGGACCGCACCCGCGACACCGTGCAGGATTTGTTCGCGCACCGCGTGCAGACGCTCACCGACATGTCCGACCTGCGCACCACCTTGGGTGATCTGCGTCGCATCGAAAAAGACATCATCATCAATTTCAACAACAGCGTTGAAGTGGCGTCGATGCGCGAGCGTTGGGCTGCCACGCTGACCTCGTTGCGCAAAAGCCTGGATGCCGTGCGGCAGGTGCAGGCGGCCGATGCGGAGTTTGTCGGTGTGATCGACAAGGTGCTGGACGAGGTCAAACAGTACGAGACAGGCATCAGCCCCATCTTCGAACAGATCGAAGGCGCCATGCTGGATGGAGCGGGTGGCGGGGCCTACGCCAACCGTTTGAAAAGCCACACGGAGAACGCCGACAAGCTGATGAGTGATTTGGCAGCCGGTGCACGCATCCGCATGGACGAGGCGCGGCAAGGGGTGGATACGCGCACGGCCTCCATGTCAGTGTTGATCGGTGTTGCCCTGCTGCTGGGGCTGGCGGTGCTCATCCCCATCACCTTCTTCAGTGTGCGTTCCATCACCCAGTCGCTCGAACTGGCGCGCAGGCTGGCCGAACGCATTGCCGGTGGCGATCTCTCGCGCGACGTACAGGTCCAGCAGCAAGACGAGGTGGGCCAGTTGGTCCTGGCCATGGGCCAGATGCAAGAGGCCTTGCGCGGGCTGGTGCGCCAGGTGCAGGATGCCGCAGGCAACATCTCCACCGCCAGCGGCGAAATTGCCAGCGGTAACCACGACCTGAGCCACCGCACCGAGCAGACGGCGGCCAACCTGGAAGAAACCTCGTCGTCCATGGAGCTATTGACCAGCACCGTGCAGCAAAGCGCTGAATCCTCGCGCCATGCCAATGATTTTGCCAATTCAGCGGCCGAAGTGGCAGGGCGGGGCGGCGCGGTTGTGGCCCAGGTAGTGAGCACCATGGAGCAAATCACCACCAGCTCGCGCAAGATCGCCGACATCACCGGTGTGATCGATGGCATCGCGTTCCAGACCAACATTCTGGCGCTCAATGCCGCTGTGGAGGCCGCCCGTGCGGGCGAGCAGGGCCGCGGCTTTGCCGTGGTGGCCAGCGAGGTGCGCAGCCTGGCGGGCCGCAGTGCCGAGGCCGCCAAGGAAATCAAGGCCTTGATCGGTGCCTCGGTCGAGCGCGTGGAAGACGGTGCGCGCCTGGTGGGTCAGGCTGGTGAGACCATGACCGAAATTGTGGGCAGTGTGCGCCGCGTTACGGACATCATCGGCGAAATCACTGCATCGACCGCCGAACAGCGCGACAACATTACCCAAATCAGCCAGGCGGTGCGCCAGCTGGACCAGATGACGCAGCAGAACGCGGCTCTGGTGGAGCAGTCCACCGCCGCTTCCGAGTCGCTGCGCGAGCAAGCGCGTGGGTTGACCAGCGCGGTCAGCCAGTTCAAGCTCAGCGAAGCTGGGCAGGAAGCCGGTGCGTCGGCCGCAGGCCCGCATTCTGCATCCGCCTGGCAGGCTGCGCCGATCACGCAGTCTGTCGGTGTGGGTGCCTCGTTGCGACTCAAATAG